In Leptospira hartskeerlii, a single window of DNA contains:
- a CDS encoding TetR/AcrR family transcriptional regulator has translation MAKDTRDLILRTSLKLFSEQGYHGSTMRQIAQRAGLSLGLAYRYFESKESILEGIIESHDKILKKYLPEKLNSTENRAELIQFLGGQIIKLVKENEEYLRLYWSLMLQPKIHRLKKRNIHLVNLIFYENSKKIILALKPNYTEFEVKNLTSAIIGYMINHLTNKREFTLEDFRAYIVYALENT, from the coding sequence ATGGCCAAAGATACAAGAGACCTAATCTTAAGAACTTCCCTCAAATTATTTTCAGAACAAGGGTATCACGGCTCTACCATGAGGCAAATCGCCCAGAGAGCCGGTTTATCTTTGGGTCTTGCCTATCGTTATTTTGAATCCAAAGAATCTATTTTAGAAGGGATTATCGAGTCACATGATAAGATCTTAAAAAAATATCTCCCCGAAAAATTGAATTCTACGGAGAATAGAGCGGAACTTATTCAATTCTTAGGCGGGCAGATCATTAAGCTAGTAAAGGAGAATGAAGAATATCTCCGTCTGTATTGGAGTCTTATGCTCCAGCCAAAGATCCATAGATTAAAAAAACGAAATATTCATCTGGTGAATCTGATCTTTTACGAAAACTCCAAAAAGATTATCCTAGCTTTAAAGCCTAATTATACCGAATTCGAAGTGAAAAATCTTACATCTGCTATCATTGGTTATATGATCAATCATTTGACTAATAAGAGAGAATTTACTCTGGAAGATTTCCGTGCATATATAGTTTATGCATTGGAGAATACCTAA
- the corA gene encoding magnesium/cobalt transporter CorA yields the protein MIRFLSFPTPKEKNSTTKAVPHRTDAPFFKNFSLKKALNKEKVWIDVENPTSEDLIFLSRNCGFHDLAIEDCVNRNQRPKFEDYEDHAFMVLHSFRSEGEQSFSTTETHVFFNRKFIVSVHEHKEPLIDSLWNRTLTEQNFASKGTDHVLYLLFDLLVDSNFPILDQISEQITDLENQILISNIEPDFITNILYVKRNLVRMRRVLSPQREVLNLIMRHEDKFLSERVRFYFRDVYDHLSRLVETIDMDRDLIGNSMDAYFSILSQRTNDIIKRLTLVSMIFMPLTFLTGFFGMNFTELPYESRLILSASLTTMLAIPGVMILYFKYKNWFKD from the coding sequence ATGATACGTTTTCTTTCCTTCCCCACTCCCAAAGAAAAAAATTCTACTACTAAAGCTGTTCCTCATAGAACCGATGCTCCTTTCTTTAAGAACTTCTCCCTCAAGAAGGCATTAAACAAAGAAAAAGTCTGGATCGATGTAGAAAATCCAACCTCGGAAGATCTAATCTTTTTGTCTAGGAATTGCGGATTCCACGATCTCGCGATAGAAGATTGTGTGAACAGAAACCAAAGACCGAAGTTCGAAGATTATGAGGACCATGCGTTTATGGTCCTTCATAGTTTTAGATCGGAAGGAGAACAGTCTTTTTCCACAACCGAAACGCATGTATTTTTCAATCGTAAGTTTATCGTTTCCGTTCATGAACATAAGGAACCTCTGATAGATTCCCTTTGGAACAGAACTCTTACAGAGCAGAATTTTGCCTCCAAGGGAACGGATCATGTTTTGTATTTGTTGTTCGATCTTTTGGTGGATTCCAATTTTCCGATCTTGGATCAGATCTCTGAACAAATCACCGATCTGGAAAATCAGATCCTGATCAGCAATATAGAACCTGACTTCATTACGAATATTTTATATGTGAAAAGAAATTTGGTGAGAATGAGGAGGGTACTTTCTCCCCAAAGAGAAGTGCTCAATTTGATCATGAGGCACGAGGACAAATTTCTCTCGGAAAGAGTTCGTTTCTATTTTAGGGACGTGTATGATCATTTGAGTAGACTTGTCGAAACTATTGATATGGATAGGGATCTGATCGGAAACTCTATGGATGCTTATTTTTCCATTCTATCCCAAAGAACCAACGATATCATCAAACGGTTAACCTTGGTTTCGATGATCTTTATGCCACTCACATTCTTGACCGGGTTTTTCGGGATGAATTTTACCGAACTTCCCTATGAGAGTAGGCTGATCCTGAGCGCTTCTTTAACCACTATGTTAGCCATTCCAGGCGTTATGATCTTATATTTTAAATATAAAAATTGGTTCAAAGATTAG
- a CDS encoding SDR family NAD(P)-dependent oxidoreductase, with translation MDKKIAIVTGASRGIGEEVSKQLSKSGIHIICASRKKENSEKTASFIRKEGGSAESFALDVSDPNSIQNFLKEVLSKYPKIDILVNNAGVYLDSGPIENTTLEMLQGTLDTNLIGPFLLSQKILGVMKKNGYGRIVNVSSGMGQLYDMSSGYSAYRISKTALNALTRILHSESSSKDIKVNSVCPGWVRTDMGGKSATRSVEHGAETIVWAAQLDKSGPSGIFLRDKKEIPW, from the coding sequence ATGGACAAAAAAATTGCAATCGTTACAGGCGCAAGCCGAGGTATAGGCGAAGAAGTTTCTAAACAACTTTCCAAATCTGGGATCCATATCATCTGTGCTTCCCGCAAAAAAGAAAACTCTGAAAAAACTGCATCCTTCATCCGAAAAGAAGGAGGTTCCGCGGAAAGTTTTGCCTTGGATGTTTCCGATCCGAATTCCATCCAAAATTTCCTGAAAGAAGTTCTCTCTAAATACCCCAAAATCGACATTCTTGTAAATAACGCGGGTGTGTATCTGGATAGCGGTCCAATCGAAAATACCACTTTAGAAATGTTGCAAGGAACCTTGGATACAAATCTGATCGGGCCATTTCTTCTTTCTCAAAAGATATTGGGTGTAATGAAAAAGAACGGCTATGGTAGGATCGTAAACGTAAGTTCCGGTATGGGACAACTTTATGATATGAGTTCAGGATATTCCGCATATCGTATCTCCAAAACTGCATTGAATGCGCTTACGAGGATTCTTCATTCCGAATCTTCCAGCAAAGATATCAAAGTGAATTCTGTTTGTCCAGGTTGGGTCAGAACTGATATGGGCGGTAAATCCGCAACTCGTTCCGTGGAACACGGCGCGGAGACAATTGTATGGGCGGCGCAATTGGATAAGAGCGGTCCTTCGGGAATTTTTCTGAGAGATAAGAAAGAGATCCCTTGGTAG